GGATTACCATTTCCAGCCACCACCAAATTGGTCCCCATCAAACTATTTCAGGAATTGGGAGGCAAAATTTTTCTGACCAATCCCCAAGGTTCGGGCTGGGGCAAATTGGCAAAAATTGAAACCTTAAAAGTGGATGGTGCATGGTTTCCGGACTTCAGTGGGCAGAAACCCCTCTTGTGTTTCAAAGTCAATTCTTTCCGCATGCATTTCCCTGAGTCTGTCATAAAGGATGTTGACAGGTAAAAAAATCGTCATTACAGGTGCAGCCTCCGGTATTGGCAGAGAACTGGTTCGCTTGCTTTATGGTAAAAACAATGTTCTTGCTGTGGATATTGACGAATCTGGATTAAAAGCACTCAAAGATGAATTGCCCGGAATCGAAGTTTTTCAGGTGGATTTGCTTACCAACGGAGCTGTCCAACAGGTTTTTGACCATGTTTATACAGTTTGGGAAGGCATTGATTATTATTTTGCCAATGCAGGATTTGCAAAATACGGGAGCTGGAAAGACCAAGATCAAAATACGGTTGAATCCATTTTTCGGATCAATACATGGATACCCTTGGAGACCGCCCAAATCTTAAAAAAATCCCAGAGAAAACCATTTAGGCTGGTGGTCACTGCTTCAGCAGTGGCTTATTGGGCTATTCCTGGTTACAGTGCCT
This Cecembia calidifontis DNA region includes the following protein-coding sequences:
- a CDS encoding SDR family NAD(P)-dependent oxidoreductase, with product MLTGKKIVITGAASGIGRELVRLLYGKNNVLAVDIDESGLKALKDELPGIEVFQVDLLTNGAVQQVFDHVYTVWEGIDYYFANAGFAKYGSWKDQDQNTVESIFRINTWIPLETAQILKKSQRKPFRLVVTASAVAYWAIPGYSAYSASKAAMHQLAEAIRAEEKADWLTLVYPASTDTAFFSKAGKNIPKAIPVQKAESVAIAMIRGAQKGKRRIYPSFIFRTVLLVNRIFPFIRPIYQFLESRKFQKWMGSPNK